AGACCGGGTGCAGATCGTACTGATCGCGCAGTTTGCGGATTTCCGCTTCGCGCACGCCAACCAGTTTCGCCAGACGCGCATCGGCAAAGCCTTTACGTTTCAGGGTGCGCAGGAAGTCAGCGTCCAGACCGTTAATGCCCACCGAAGCAACCTGCTCTTCCAGACGCACCAGCTCTTCAATCTGCACCAGGAACCAGCGGTCAATATTGGTCAGGTTGAACACACCGTCGATGGAGAGACCAGCACGGAATGCATCAGCGATGTACCAGATACGCTCTGCGCCTGCATCTTTCAGTTCGCGGCGGATTTTGGTCAGCGCTTCCGGATCGTCAAGGCTCACTTTCGGGTCAAAACCGGTTGCGCCCACTTCCAGACCGCGCAGCGCTTTCTGCATCGATTCCTGCTGCGTGCGGCCAATGGCCATCACTTCACCGACAGATTTCATCTGCGTGGTCAGACGGTCATTGGCACCGACAAATTTCTCGAAGTTGAAGCGCGGAATCTTGGTCACAACGTAGTCGATGGACGGTTCGAACGACGCTGGAGTACGGCCGCCAGTGATGTCGTTCATCAATTCATCCAGCGTATAACCTACCGCCAGCTTGGCCGCCACTTTCGCAATCGGGAAGCCGGTCGCTTTCGAGGCCAGCGCAGAAGAGCGGGATACGCGCGGGTTCATTTCAATCACAATCAGACGACCGTTTTTCGGGTTCACCGCGAACTGTACGTTGGAGCCGCCGGTTTCCACCCCGATTTCACGCAGTACCGCCATCGAGGCGTTACGCATGATCTGGTACTCTTTATCGGTCAGGGTCTGTGCTGGCGCCACGGTGATGGAGTCACCGGTGTGGATCCCCATGGCGTCGAAGTTTTCAATGGAGCAGACAATGATGCAGTTATCGTTTTTATCACGCACCACTTCCATCTCGTACTCTTTCCAGCCAATCAGCGATTCATCAATCAGCAGCTCATTGGTTGGCGAGAGATCCAGCCCGCGGGCGCAAATCTCTTCAAACTCTTCACGGTTATAGGCGATGCCGCCACCGGTGCCCCCCATGGTAAAGGAAGGACGGATGATGCACGGGAAACCCACGTCAGCCGCGACGGCCAGCGCTTCGTCCATGGTATGTGCGATACCGGAACGCGCGGTGTCGAGACCGATTTTCTTCATCGCGATGTCGAAACGACGGCGATCTTCGGCTTTATCAATCGCATCAGCGGTCGCGCCAATCATGGTGACGCCGAACTCTTCCAGCACGCCCTGACGTTCCAGTTCCAGCGCACAGTTCAGCGCGGTTTGACCGCCCATGGTTGGCAGCACGGCATCCGGGCGCTCTTTTTCGATGATTTTGCGTACCACTTCCCAGTGGATAGGCTCGATATAAGTGGCGTCCGCCATCTCCGGGTCGGTCATGATCGTCGCCGGGTTGGAGTTCACCAGGATAACGCGGTAACCCTCTTCACGCAGCGCTTTACACGCCTGCGCGCCGGAGTAGTCGAACTCACACGCCTGGCCGATAACAATCGGACCAGCGCCAAGGATCAGGATACTTTTTATGTCTGTACGTTTTGGCATGGCTCTTCTTCTCCTGATTATTTGGCGGTGTTGCGATACTGCTCAATGAGCTCAATAAAGTGGTCAAACAGCGGTGCGGCATCGTGCGGCCCCGGGCTGGCTTCCGGGTGCCCCTGGAAACTGAACGCCGGTTTGTCGGTGCGATGGATGCCTTGCAGCGTGCCGTCGAACAGCGATTTGTGCGTCACCCGCAAATTGGCAGGCATTGAGGCTTCATCTACGGCAAAACCGTGGTTCTGCGCAGTGATCATCACAGTATTGTTATCAATATCTTTTACCGGATGGTTGCCGCCGTGGTGGCCGAATTTCATCTTCATGGTTTTCGCGCCGCTCGCCAGTGCCAGCAGTTGATGGCCAAGACAGATGCCGAACACCGGAATATCCGTTTCGAGGAAGGTTTTAATCGCCTCAATCGCGTAATCACACGGCGCCGGGTCGCCAGGACCGTTGGAAAGGAAGATACCGTCCGGATTGAGTTTCAGTACGTCTGCCGCCGGGGTTTTCGCCGGTACGACCGTTAAACGGCAACCGCGATCGACCAGCATACGCAGAATATTACGTTTCGCGCCGTAGTCGTAAGCGACAACGTGGAACGGTAATTCGCTCGCCGCTTTCGCCTGTGGCAGTTCGCCTGCCAGCGTCCAGCTGCCTTGCGTCCAGCTGTAGGTTTCCGCTGTCGTCACTTCTTTTGCCAGATCCATTCCGTTCAGGCCCGGGAATGCTTTCGCTTTCTCCAGCGCCACTGCGGCATCGACATTATCGCCAGCGATAATGCAGCCGTTTTGCGCGCCTTTTTCGCGCAGCAAACGCGTCAGCTTACGGGTATCGATATCGGCAATCGCCACAATGTTATGGCGCTTCAGGTAAGAAGAGAGATCTTCAGTATTGCGATAGTTGCTGGCAATCAGCGGCAGGTCGCGAATGACCAGGCCTTGCGCATGTACCTGAGAGGATTCTTCGTCAGCGGAGTTGGTGCCGACATTGCCGATATGAGGATAAGTAAGAGTGACGATTTGGCGGGAATAGGAAGGATCAGTGAGGATTTCTTGATAACCGGTCATTGAAGTATTGAAAACGACTTCCCCAACTGCCGTGCCCGTTGCCCCAATGGCCCGACCGTGAAACTGGGTTCCGTCTTCCAGAACCAATAGCGCTGACTTAATCAAAACGTCCTCCAGAGAATATTCACTCACTTTATTTGCATATTAATTCATATCGAGATGATGAATCAATGCAAATTTGCTGGCCGTGGATTTTTGGCAAACGGCGGCATTCTGGAGAGATGTAGGTTAAAAGTCAACTTTTCTCACATATTTTTCTTAGTCTTTTACGCCACTGCCCTTCATTACTGGATTTAACAGACAAAAAGATCAAAAAAACCAGCCACGAAAACGCTTTCGTAGCAAGAAAACTTCAGGATAGGCGATCCTGGCACAAGAAAGTGGACCAAACGGTCAAAATTTACATTTCAGCGCGAAAAAAACAGAAGATAAGTAAAGATTAGACCACTCAGGCATGAAAAATAGAGGAAAAAAGAGAAAATAAAAGGGCAATAAAATACTGCCCTTTGCAATCAAGTAATTACGACTGCAACAACCACATCACGATGGGTAATAACTCTTACAAATTGTTGAGATCAAGCACATCTCGCATATCAAAAAGTCCATTATGCTTTCCTTTCAGCCACAAAGCAGAACGCACGGCACCATTGGCAAAAGTCATGCGGCTGGAGGCTTTATGCGTAATTTCTACACGTTCGCCAATATCGGCGAACATCGCCGTATGTTCGCCGACGATGTCACCTGCACGCACCGTGGCAAAGCCAATCGTGCCAGGGACACGCTCACCGGTATGCCCTTCACGTGAATAAACCGCACACTCTTTTAAATCTTTATTCAGAGACTTCGCGATGGCTTCTCCCATCGCCAGCGCCGTGCCCGACGGCGCATCAACTTTATAGCGGTGATGCGCTTCAACGATTTCGATATCGGTGTAATCACCCATCACTTTCGCCGCTTTCTCCAGCAGCTTCAGCATCACGTTTACGCCAACGCTAAAGTTCGCCGCGAAGACAATCGCGATGTCTTGAGAGGCATCGCTAATTGCCTGTTTGCCCGCGTCGTCAAACCCGGTCGTGCCAATGACCATGCTTTTGCGCTGCTGGCGGCAAAAGGCCAGATGCGCCAGCGTCCCTTCCGGGCGAGTAAAGTCGATAAATACGTCGAAATCGTCTTTCACTGCATCAAGGCTGCTCTGTACCGTCACACCGGTTTTCGCCATACCGGCCAGTTCACCCGCGTCGACACCTGCCAGAGAGGACCCTTCACGTTCCAGAACCGCGCCAAGCGCCACGCCGTCCATAGCCAGTGTGGCCTGAATCAATTGGCGGCCCATACGCCCGCCAGCACCCGCGATGGCTACGCGGATTGGTGCATCATGCATAGTTGTACTCTTTTGTTAAAAAAATGCGTAAGAATCGTTTCCAGATTAACCAGCCCACGCCGGGGCCACCAGCCGAAAACACCGATAATTAGAAATTAATGATATACAGCCGGAAATATCAGTAAAAGGCATGATTCATCAGGGCGCGAGTGCCAGCACTTCTGCCACCCAGTGACGAAAACCCTCAACATCAATATCCAGCGCAACCTGCGCATTCGGCTTCTGCTTCAGCTTGCCGTCGATATCCACCACCGTTGTGCCGGAGGTGTATTGCCCCTGCGTCTCCACCGCCACAAAACAGGATTTCAGCGTAAACAGTTCCGGACGGGCCAGCCAGGCAATCGTGCAGAGATCGTGCATACGCAGCCCGCTGGTCATGCTACCGCTACGATAGTGACTAAACAGCGCATGCAGCATATGCCCGGTTTTGTTGAGCGCGGGCATCGTCGCGAGGAACTCAGGCGTCAACGTCGCCCGATTCGTGACATCCAGCCCGCACATCACGATCTCAAGGCCGCTCTGAAAAACACGGGCAGCAGCTTCGGGATCGATAGCAATATTGAATTCAGCGTTTGGTGTGAAGTTACCCCGCCCGGCGGAGCCCCCCATCATCACCAGACGACGGATATTGAACTGGCACTCCGGGTAGTGTGACAGCAGCAGCGCGATATTGGTTAACGGGCCGATGGTCACCAGCGTAACGGGTTCAGCAGACGCCATCAGCGTATCGCGTATTGCCTGAAATGCCGGTTTAGCCAGAGGCTGGCGCTGATGCTCGACAAAGTCGTAGCCATCCATGCCGGACTCCCCGTGCACTTCGGCGGCGCTGTGCAGCGGGCGCAATAGGGGCGTCGACGCCCCTTGCGCCAGCGGGATATCGGCCTGCCAGAAGTTGAGCAGTTGCAGGGCGTTGCGGGTAGTTTTTTCCAGCGAGACATTACCGGCGACGGTGGTAATCAGTTTAAGTTCGCACTGCGGTGCATACAGCGCGGCAGCAATGGCAACGGCATCGTCAATGCCCGGATCGGTGTCAAGAATCATTGGCAAACGCATAGTGCCTCCTGAAGTGAAATCCATAAAAAATGCCAGACTCAGTCTGGCATCTTCGCATAAAGTTTAGGGCAAAATGTTATTCGACCTCGCGAACATCAACCCTTAGCTCTTTTGGCACTTCAAAGACAATGTTTTCTTCACGACCTTCCAGCGGGATGGCTTCACCGCCGCCCAGCTCCTGCAGGCGGGCAATCACGTTCTGCACAAGAATGTCCGGCGCGGAGGCACCGGCGGTTACGCCTACACATTTGATGTCTTTAACCCAGGCTTCCTGGATATCAGAAGCGTCATCAATCAAATAAGCGCTTTTCCCCATCCGCTGCGCCAGCTCGGCCAGACGGTTGGAGTTGGAAGAGTTTTTCGAGCCGACTACC
Above is a genomic segment from Kosakonia radicincitans DSM 16656 containing:
- the carA gene encoding glutamine-hydrolyzing carbamoyl-phosphate synthase small subunit; this translates as MIKSALLVLEDGTQFHGRAIGATGTAVGEVVFNTSMTGYQEILTDPSYSRQIVTLTYPHIGNVGTNSADEESSQVHAQGLVIRDLPLIASNYRNTEDLSSYLKRHNIVAIADIDTRKLTRLLREKGAQNGCIIAGDNVDAAVALEKAKAFPGLNGMDLAKEVTTAETYSWTQGSWTLAGELPQAKAASELPFHVVAYDYGAKRNILRMLVDRGCRLTVVPAKTPAADVLKLNPDGIFLSNGPGDPAPCDYAIEAIKTFLETDIPVFGICLGHQLLALASGAKTMKMKFGHHGGNHPVKDIDNNTVMITAQNHGFAVDEASMPANLRVTHKSLFDGTLQGIHRTDKPAFSFQGHPEASPGPHDAAPLFDHFIELIEQYRNTAK
- the dapB gene encoding 4-hydroxy-tetrahydrodipicolinate reductase; this translates as MHDAPIRVAIAGAGGRMGRQLIQATLAMDGVALGAVLEREGSSLAGVDAGELAGMAKTGVTVQSSLDAVKDDFDVFIDFTRPEGTLAHLAFCRQQRKSMVIGTTGFDDAGKQAISDASQDIAIVFAANFSVGVNVMLKLLEKAAKVMGDYTDIEIVEAHHRYKVDAPSGTALAMGEAIAKSLNKDLKECAVYSREGHTGERVPGTIGFATVRAGDIVGEHTAMFADIGERVEITHKASSRMTFANGAVRSALWLKGKHNGLFDMRDVLDLNNL
- the rihC gene encoding ribonucleoside hydrolase RihC gives rise to the protein MRLPMILDTDPGIDDAVAIAAALYAPQCELKLITTVAGNVSLEKTTRNALQLLNFWQADIPLAQGASTPLLRPLHSAAEVHGESGMDGYDFVEHQRQPLAKPAFQAIRDTLMASAEPVTLVTIGPLTNIALLLSHYPECQFNIRRLVMMGGSAGRGNFTPNAEFNIAIDPEAAARVFQSGLEIVMCGLDVTNRATLTPEFLATMPALNKTGHMLHALFSHYRSGSMTSGLRMHDLCTIAWLARPELFTLKSCFVAVETQGQYTSGTTVVDIDGKLKQKPNAQVALDIDVEGFRHWVAEVLALAP